In a single window of the Campylobacter iguaniorum genome:
- a CDS encoding diguanylate cyclase domain-containing protein: protein MKVDKIRDSFSSGLLKRAYLISIISIFAIVFLLFFVFSSKVEKLEDELKANNLYYMTNVINQINYVYHDLSVISQEDLLAYKFEEIVAKNGAVMSIYLINDKLDILASINHSGNKLDKFQIEHHKKEFESKDTFISKFYYYNDDISFYIYIPTTNNKAFIVEMDAKELVKNMLAYSKRKNGFLIDSDGFMLPGDKGYSVYDDFDLDILWKTTKHSIAITTKNDRFCFYHIYFNEALNLGIVSRKSVFEFFSTDLALITCLFLILALVCFIVLDLFLFFKYRIIAQVDGLQKLLNGLKIGEIPAKVINYDQKFSNISNNILNLYLNQVIAKNDLRDYKGQYSLIFQKSNINILFVDAKNGNIIDASQAAIDFYGYEKTELIAMNIFDLQITNQYDESYNKISSVYGCDSIVCNHRLSNGDIRIVRISSTIITTNFNSFYFMIVWDITDEQKKIDNINSEKVFLELSPILIVSFELDDIWKVVQISNNVQSILGYKLEDILLTKFSFKTLIHDDDISAILRDVTHRAKLVGTSYESDTEFDRLCRVKMANGKFEWFKIFIKIFKTETSTTATIFMFKNTEQKVMEDIYKERINKYQNLLLSTSSMPWDYDCKTQILTFSHSLALLLGYDGLNELGVVTYPNLSKVIHKNDLIKLDNAYESYVNGLSDNFFVELRFIKKDGEPIWIQIKGRAISKDINGVPVQLCGMLEDISKKIESRSQIKLIANIFSYAREGIVITALDGTIIDINDSFTHITGYAKEDVVGRTPSILKSNRHDGAFYKKMWDDIQDIGFWHGEIWNRRKNGEIYPEILTISSVRGEDDEPLHYIAIFSDMTRSKDNEEKLRKIAHYDTLTKVPNRFLALEYLKDFMDNADKTQRKFALAYIDLDGFKIANDIYGHHCGDAVLVKMTNFIKDALRPNDILARFGGDEFVIIINDVENQAEFTSLLDSIIIAASNEIVVGSNKIALSASMGVTIYPQTTNLSINDLLKQADWAMYHAKLAGKNRYYIFDTQKDMLFDYYNDLLISSDKFEDNEFIPMYQPIIDVGLGAITSFELLVRWKHPVKGIMLPLDFLNILRNKKWFNEFSIWVIKNAINAINSLPNSDIKFSVNVPFYQLMNDEFYAKFEELYVDMAPFSRLVIEITDTPLAQYPDIKPGIFDRYKKFGIDFVFDDFDANTAVVNILRDIPASRYKISKSYATTLLTDVKNIEIIKNILCLCNAFGKIAILKGIENNYIYKIATDLGFKRIQGNFISKPVLSQDIKAVMEDIVVQKVNEPKEDRSSYYEFLVFQMVCITKITISIDNNNSLLFDYTEYIKKYKEYLDKIVAVPKCCEDVKNIIDRLHNEELDKPIKDSLLAELESKRLCILNSIDGD from the coding sequence ATGAAAGTTGATAAGATCCGCGATTCGTTTTCTTCTGGTCTTTTAAAAAGAGCCTACCTAATCTCTATAATATCTATATTTGCTATAGTTTTTTTACTCTTTTTTGTATTTTCAAGCAAGGTAGAAAAGCTAGAAGATGAGCTAAAAGCAAATAATTTATACTATATGACAAATGTCATAAATCAGATAAATTACGTATATCATGATCTATCAGTTATTTCTCAAGAGGATTTGTTGGCTTATAAATTTGAAGAGATAGTAGCTAAAAACGGTGCTGTGATGTCTATATATCTCATAAATGATAAGCTTGATATTTTGGCTTCCATAAACCATTCTGGAAACAAACTAGATAAATTCCAAATCGAACATCATAAAAAAGAATTTGAGAGCAAAGACACTTTTATATCTAAATTTTATTATTACAATGATGATATAAGCTTTTATATTTATATCCCTACTACAAATAATAAAGCATTTATAGTCGAAATGGATGCCAAAGAACTTGTCAAAAATATGCTTGCATACTCGAAGCGAAAAAACGGATTTTTGATAGATAGCGATGGATTTATGCTTCCTGGAGATAAGGGCTATAGCGTATATGACGACTTTGATTTGGATATTTTATGGAAAACAACAAAACATAGCATAGCCATAACCACAAAAAATGATCGCTTTTGCTTTTATCATATATATTTTAATGAAGCTTTAAATTTAGGAATTGTTTCTAGAAAGTCGGTTTTTGAGTTTTTTAGCACTGATTTAGCGTTGATAACTTGCTTGTTTTTGATTTTGGCTTTGGTGTGTTTTATAGTTTTGGATCTATTTTTGTTTTTCAAATACAGGATTATCGCTCAAGTCGATGGGCTTCAAAAGCTACTAAATGGGCTAAAAATAGGAGAAATCCCAGCAAAGGTCATCAACTACGACCAAAAATTTTCAAATATAAGCAATAATATTTTAAATTTATATCTAAATCAAGTTATAGCGAAAAATGATCTAAGAGATTATAAAGGTCAATACTCTTTAATCTTCCAAAAAAGCAATATCAATATACTTTTTGTCGATGCAAAAAATGGAAATATTATAGATGCCAGCCAAGCAGCCATTGACTTTTATGGATATGAAAAAACAGAACTTATAGCTATGAATATCTTTGACTTGCAAATCACAAATCAATATGATGAATCGTACAATAAAATTTCATCAGTTTATGGATGTGATAGCATTGTTTGCAATCATAGATTGTCAAATGGAGATATTAGAATAGTTAGAATTTCTAGCACTATCATTACTACAAATTTTAACAGTTTTTACTTTATGATCGTTTGGGATATAACAGATGAGCAAAAGAAAATAGACAATATCAATAGCGAAAAAGTATTTTTGGAGTTAAGTCCGATTTTGATAGTGTCATTTGAGCTAGATGATATCTGGAAAGTAGTGCAGATCTCAAACAACGTCCAAAGCATACTTGGATACAAACTTGAAGATATTTTGCTTACTAAATTTAGCTTTAAAACCTTAATACATGATGATGATATATCTGCTATATTAAGAGATGTTACGCATAGGGCTAAGCTTGTGGGGACTTCTTATGAGAGCGATACTGAGTTTGATAGGTTGTGCCGTGTTAAGATGGCAAATGGTAAATTTGAGTGGTTTAAGATATTTATCAAAATATTTAAAACCGAGACTTCTACGACAGCTACTATTTTTATGTTTAAAAATACAGAGCAAAAGGTCATGGAAGACATCTATAAAGAAAGAATCAACAAATACCAAAATCTACTTCTAAGTACATCTTCAATGCCTTGGGATTATGACTGCAAGACTCAAATTTTGACATTTTCACATAGTCTTGCTTTGCTTCTTGGATATGATGGTTTAAATGAGCTTGGAGTTGTTACTTATCCAAATTTATCAAAAGTTATACACAAAAATGATTTGATAAAACTAGATAATGCCTATGAAAGTTATGTAAATGGACTGAGTGATAACTTTTTTGTGGAGCTTAGATTTATCAAAAAAGACGGAGAGCCAATCTGGATACAGATAAAAGGAAGAGCGATATCTAAAGACATAAATGGTGTACCTGTGCAGCTTTGTGGTATGTTAGAAGATATCAGCAAAAAAATTGAATCAAGATCTCAGATAAAACTCATCGCAAATATCTTTTCATACGCAAGAGAAGGTATAGTTATAACCGCTTTGGATGGAACAATTATAGATATAAATGATTCATTTACTCATATAACTGGATATGCCAAAGAAGATGTCGTAGGCAGAACCCCAAGCATACTAAAATCAAATAGGCACGATGGTGCTTTTTATAAAAAAATGTGGGATGATATCCAAGATATTGGTTTTTGGCATGGTGAAATTTGGAATAGAAGAAAAAATGGAGAGATATATCCAGAAATACTAACTATAAGTTCTGTAAGAGGCGAAGATGACGAGCCATTGCACTATATAGCGATATTTTCAGATATGACTAGAAGCAAAGACAATGAAGAAAAACTAAGAAAAATAGCCCATTACGATACGCTTACAAAGGTGCCAAATAGATTTTTGGCATTAGAATATTTAAAAGATTTTATGGATAACGCAGACAAAACTCAGCGTAAATTTGCTTTAGCTTACATAGATCTTGATGGATTTAAAATAGCAAACGATATTTACGGTCATCACTGTGGCGATGCCGTGCTTGTCAAGATGACAAATTTCATTAAAGATGCATTAAGACCTAATGATATATTGGCTAGATTTGGTGGAGATGAGTTTGTCATCATCATAAATGACGTGGAAAACCAAGCAGAATTTACTAGCCTACTAGATTCTATTATAATTGCTGCTAGCAATGAAATAGTAGTAGGCAGCAATAAAATCGCACTGAGTGCTAGCATGGGCGTGACCATTTATCCTCAAACAACAAATCTTAGTATAAATGACTTATTAAAGCAAGCAGATTGGGCTATGTACCATGCTAAACTTGCTGGTAAAAATCGTTATTATATATTTGACACACAAAAAGATATGTTGTTTGATTATTACAACGATCTTTTGATATCTAGTGATAAATTTGAAGATAATGAGTTTATTCCTATGTATCAGCCTATAATAGATGTGGGGCTTGGAGCTATTACTAGTTTTGAGCTGCTAGTCAGATGGAAACATCCAGTCAAAGGCATTATGCTTCCGCTTGACTTTTTAAATATTCTTAGAAATAAAAAGTGGTTTAATGAGTTTAGTATATGGGTTATTAAAAATGCAATAAATGCTATAAATTCTCTTCCAAACTCAGATATCAAATTTAGCGTCAATGTGCCGTTTTATCAGCTGATGAATGATGAATTTTATGCTAAATTTGAAGAGCTTTATGTAGACATGGCGCCTTTTTCTAGATTAGTCATCGAGATTACTGATACACCATTAGCTCAGTATCCAGATATTAAGCCAGGCATCTTTGATAGGTATAAAAAATTTGGTATTGATTTTGTATTTGATGATTTTGATGCAAACACAGCAGTTGTGAATATTTTAAGAGATATTCCAGCTTCTAGATATAAGATAAGTAAGTCTTATGCGACCACGCTTTTAACAGATGTAAAAAATATAGAAATAATCAAAAATATACTATGCTTGTGTAATGCCTTTGGCAAAATAGCCATACTAAAAGGTATAGAAAATAATTATATCTATAAGATAGCAACAGATCTTGGATTTAAGCGAATTCAAGGCAACTTTATATCTAAGCCAGTCCTCAGCCAAGACATAAAAGCAGTTATGGAAGATATAGTTGTGCAAAAAGTTAATGAGCCAAAAGAGGATAGATCAAGCTACTATGAATTTCTAGTATTTCAGATGGTTTGCATAACAAAAATTACTATTTCTATAGATAACAATAACTCTTTATTATTTGATTATACGGAATATATAAAAAAATATAAGGAATATTTGGATAAAATAGTTGCTGTTCCAAAATGTTGTGAAGATGTAAAAAATATCATTGATAGATTGCATAATGAAGAACTTGATAAGCCAATAAAAGATAGTTTATTAGCAGAGCTAGAAAGCAAAAGGCTTTGCATTTTAAATAGTATAGATGGAGATTAG
- a CDS encoding ATP phosphoribosyltransferase regulatory subunit — MNYTDKVVYEHEIPDGSKLYFGDSARLKREIENKASSILLKNGFSEIITPYFSYHQHLSVDPIKLVRFSDRNNHEISLRADSTVDVVRIATRRIKDTSTKKWFYIQPVFKYPSTEVYQIGTEILDSDNLLECMNIAKELFDELKIEPYLQISNIEIPKIICKLLNLPIDVFENGRIEVILGQNLEWLNKLATIKDAKDIDEVISIVPNELKEPLVLLKNLADSFEWKNKVYAPLYYSKMRYYDKLFFRFLSGNSILSGGGSYEIDGRICVGFAIFSDALIEKLSK, encoded by the coding sequence TTGAATTATACTGATAAAGTTGTATATGAGCATGAGATTCCAGACGGCTCGAAGCTCTATTTTGGAGATAGTGCTAGGCTTAAAAGAGAGATAGAAAATAAAGCCAGTTCAATTCTTTTGAAGAATGGTTTTAGCGAGATTATTACGCCTTATTTTAGCTATCATCAGCACCTTAGTGTTGATCCTATAAAGCTAGTTAGGTTTTCTGATAGAAACAATCACGAAATAAGCCTAAGAGCTGATAGCACTGTCGATGTGGTTCGCATTGCAACACGTCGCATAAAAGATACAAGCACTAAAAAGTGGTTTTATATCCAACCAGTTTTTAAATATCCAAGCACAGAAGTTTATCAAATAGGCACAGAAATCCTAGATAGCGACAATCTTTTAGAGTGTATGAATATAGCAAAAGAGCTGTTTGATGAGTTAAAAATAGAGCCTTATTTGCAAATAAGCAATATAGAAATTCCAAAAATTATTTGCAAGCTTCTAAATTTACCAATTGATGTTTTTGAAAATGGTAGAATAGAGGTTATTTTAGGTCAAAATTTAGAGTGGTTAAACAAACTAGCTACAATAAAAGACGCAAAAGATATTGATGAGGTTATCTCTATAGTACCAAACGAGCTAAAAGAGCCACTTGTTTTGCTTAAAAATTTAGCTGACTCTTTTGAATGGAAAAATAAAGTCTACGCACCACTTTATTACTCTAAAATGCGCTATTATGATAAGCTATTTTTTAGATTTTTGAGTGGAAATTCTATTTTAAGCGGCGGTGGAAGCTATGAGATAGATGGTAGGATTTGTGTTGGTTTTGCTATTTTTAGTGACGCTCTAATCGAAAAATTAAGTAAATAA
- a CDS encoding adenylosuccinate synthase, with the protein MKKADLIVGVQWGDEGKGKIVDMLSQNYDVVCRSGGGHNAGHTIWVDGIRYALHLVPSGILHKNIINIIGNGVVVSPEVLITEMAQFDGLEGRFFISDRAHLNLAHHSLIDQAKERLKGDKAIGTTGKGIGPAYADKISRSGHRVGELLNPELLCENLMKDFEENKKYFEALGVQIPQKDSILADLTRFRDVLSPYITNTTELLWNAMDNDKKVLLEGAQGTLLDIDHGTYPYVTSSNTISAGACTGLGLSPKSIGEVIGIIKAYSTRVGNGAFPTEDMGSDGDKMCDIGKEFGTTTGRRRRCGWFDAVGVKYASRLNGVDTYALMKLDVLDGFEKVKICKAYKYKGESINYFPADLENVTPVYEEMDGWDSISGIKKYEDLPLNARKYIERIEELTGVKIGFISTSPERNDTIIR; encoded by the coding sequence ATGAAAAAGGCAGATTTAATAGTTGGAGTTCAATGGGGAGATGAGGGCAAAGGCAAGATAGTTGATATGCTTTCGCAAAATTATGATGTAGTTTGTAGAAGTGGTGGCGGACACAATGCCGGTCATACTATTTGGGTAGATGGCATAAGATATGCTTTACACCTTGTTCCAAGCGGAATTTTGCATAAAAATATTATAAACATAATAGGAAATGGCGTCGTTGTAAGCCCTGAAGTTTTGATAACTGAAATGGCACAATTTGACGGACTTGAAGGAAGATTTTTTATAAGCGATAGAGCTCATCTAAATTTAGCCCACCATTCGCTAATAGATCAAGCAAAAGAGAGATTAAAAGGTGATAAAGCCATAGGAACAACTGGAAAAGGCATAGGGCCAGCATACGCAGATAAGATCAGTAGAAGCGGTCACAGAGTAGGCGAGCTTTTAAATCCAGAGTTGTTGTGCGAAAATTTGATGAAAGACTTTGAAGAAAATAAAAAATATTTTGAAGCCTTGGGCGTTCAAATTCCTCAAAAAGATAGTATTTTGGCTGATTTAACAAGATTTAGAGATGTTTTATCTCCATATATCACAAATACAACTGAGCTTCTATGGAATGCAATGGATAATGACAAAAAAGTCTTGCTTGAAGGAGCTCAAGGAACACTTCTTGATATAGATCACGGTACATATCCTTATGTGACTAGCTCAAACACTATTTCAGCTGGAGCTTGTACTGGTCTTGGACTAAGCCCAAAAAGCATAGGCGAAGTAATCGGTATCATTAAAGCTTATTCTACAAGAGTAGGAAATGGCGCATTCCCTACTGAAGATATGGGAAGCGATGGCGATAAGATGTGTGATATTGGCAAAGAGTTTGGCACGACAACTGGCAGAAGAAGAAGATGTGGTTGGTTTGACGCTGTTGGTGTAAAATACGCTTCAAGACTAAATGGAGTTGATACTTACGCACTTATGAAACTTGATGTTTTAGACGGCTTTGAGAAAGTTAAAATTTGCAAAGCTTATAAGTACAAAGGCGAGAGCATAAACTACTTCCCAGCTGATCTTGAAAACGTAACTCCAGTATATGAAGAGATGGATGGATGGGATAGCATAAGTGGTATCAAAAAATATGAAGATTTGCCACTAAATGCTAGAAAATACATAGAAAGAATAGAAGAGCTAACTGGCGTTAAAATCGGCTTTATATCAACTAGCCCAGAAAGAAACGATACTATTATTAGATGA
- a CDS encoding flagellar export protein FliJ, which produces MNTKFSPIIKVRKQNIDKIEINLARCRALKNELQESLKMATAALESYKFPKGGNANTIKISLEEQRLLREQKDSISEKLSLNQKEISHYEFQHKKAYIELEKIKYLHNEEIKKYIQAVKKLEASNLDEIAVQRYSFMKDEQ; this is translated from the coding sequence ATGAATACCAAATTTAGCCCTATCATCAAAGTAAGAAAACAAAATATCGACAAGATAGAGATAAATCTTGCTAGATGTAGGGCATTAAAAAATGAGCTACAAGAGTCGCTAAAAATGGCGACCGCAGCTCTTGAGAGTTATAAATTTCCAAAAGGCGGCAATGCAAACACAATCAAAATAAGCCTAGAAGAGCAACGTCTTTTAAGAGAGCAAAAAGATAGCATATCTGAAAAACTAAGCTTAAACCAAAAAGAAATTTCTCACTATGAGTTTCAGCACAAAAAGGCTTATATAGAGCTCGAAAAAATAAAATATCTACACAACGAAGAGATAAAAAAATATATCCAAGCAGTCAAAAAACTAGAAGCCTCAAATCTCGATGAGATAGCAGTCCAAAGATACTCTTTTATGAAAGACGAACAATGA
- a CDS encoding MotE family protein encodes MKFVFIFVFCFVNLMANDWNAIYEAKKDEIQREFEKIDSARQELEAYRAATKSLFDKREADVLKKEADINKTLEEISKKEDSIKELLAKNEQILAELKTITTDKVLQVYEKMKDAPAASIISGLPRQDAAKILYSLPPKKISSILSKMDPAIAAEITEILRKDELFSDNNATK; translated from the coding sequence ATGAAATTTGTATTTATATTTGTATTTTGTTTTGTAAATTTGATGGCAAATGATTGGAATGCTATATATGAAGCAAAAAAAGATGAAATACAAAGAGAGTTTGAAAAAATCGATAGCGCAAGACAAGAGTTAGAAGCTTACAGAGCTGCTACCAAATCGCTTTTTGACAAAAGAGAAGCCGATGTCTTGAAAAAAGAGGCTGACATAAATAAAACGCTAGAAGAGATAAGCAAAAAAGAAGATAGCATAAAAGAGCTTTTAGCAAAAAATGAGCAAATTTTAGCTGAGCTTAAAACCATAACCACTGATAAAGTTTTGCAAGTCTATGAAAAGATGAAAGACGCCCCAGCAGCAAGCATAATAAGCGGCTTGCCAAGACAGGACGCCGCAAAGATACTCTACTCACTCCCACCTAAAAAAATATCATCAATACTATCAAAAATGGATCCAGCCATCGCAGCTGAGATAACAGAAATCCTAAGAAAAGATGAGCTTTTTAGCGATAATAACGCAACCAAATAA
- a CDS encoding DUF507 family protein, with the protein MRIKLPHAPYIARKVGLDLYNCGFVTFSAGIEPVALVVKDILETDINKEKALEEKVKAVLEQNENEMDFMQVDRKNMFWLIKKKLAKEFDVILSYEDRYSHVAHEILEQIWKKSLIDYSVSENRVKNVIYNSIENYLKTYEAIEDTVVDKLDNYKRKLIPGTEEYDLIFEKLYEEELHKKGMI; encoded by the coding sequence ATGCGTATAAAATTACCACATGCTCCATACATAGCAAGAAAAGTAGGACTTGATCTTTATAACTGTGGTTTTGTTACATTTAGTGCTGGCATAGAGCCGGTTGCTTTGGTCGTTAAAGATATTTTAGAAACTGATATAAACAAAGAAAAAGCACTAGAAGAAAAAGTAAAAGCAGTTTTAGAGCAAAATGAAAATGAGATGGATTTTATGCAAGTTGATAGAAAAAATATGTTTTGGCTTATCAAGAAAAAACTTGCAAAAGAATTTGACGTGATTTTATCTTATGAAGATCGCTACAGCCACGTCGCACACGAGATTTTAGAGCAAATTTGGAAAAAAAGCTTGATTGATTATAGCGTATCTGAAAACCGCGTTAAAAATGTAATTTATAACTCTATAGAAAACTACCTAAAAACCTATGAAGCCATAGAAGATACAGTAGTTGATAAGCTTGATAATTACAAAAGAAAGCTAATCCCAGGCACCGAAGAATACGATTTGATTTTTGAAAAATTATATGAAGAAGAGCTACACAAAAAAGGAATGATTTAA
- the carA gene encoding glutamine-hydrolyzing carbamoyl-phosphate synthase small subunit, with translation MKAYIYLENGVYLEAKAFGKSGSAFGELVFNTSLTGYEEIITDPSYAGQFIVFTMPEIGIVGINDDDQESAKIHASGIFIRNFNENPSNFRSQKSLEQFFYDQGKFGVYDIDTRYLTKMLRDSGNMRVFVSTEISDKEVLKHELENSAKIEEINYVSIVSTRKPYNHEKNSWKPEKMSYGNVKSIGKKVAVIDYGVKRNILNELCEAGLEVEIYPHDVKAEFLIDKFKKGEINGVFLSNGPGEPRMLVNEINEIKKLIAADIPMFGICLGHQLLSNAYGYETYKLKFGQHGANHPVLNLETKSVEITAQNHNYNVPESICEVATVTHRNLFDNTIEGVRYHGGKVFSVQHHPEASSGPNESKYIFKKFIEIL, from the coding sequence ATGAAGGCATATATTTATCTTGAAAATGGTGTTTATTTAGAAGCAAAGGCATTTGGCAAAAGCGGAAGTGCTTTTGGAGAGCTTGTTTTTAACACATCGTTAACTGGCTATGAAGAGATTATCACAGATCCTAGCTACGCTGGACAGTTTATAGTTTTTACAATGCCTGAAATCGGTATAGTTGGTATAAATGACGACGACCAAGAGAGTGCTAAAATACACGCTAGTGGTATTTTCATAAGAAATTTTAATGAAAATCCTAGTAATTTTAGAAGTCAAAAGAGCTTAGAGCAGTTTTTTTATGATCAAGGTAAATTTGGCGTTTATGATATCGACACAAGGTATCTTACAAAGATGCTAAGAGATAGTGGAAATATGCGTGTTTTTGTATCTACTGAGATAAGTGATAAAGAGGTTTTAAAGCACGAGCTTGAAAATAGTGCAAAAATAGAAGAGATAAACTATGTGAGCATTGTCAGCACAAGAAAACCTTATAATCACGAAAAAAACTCTTGGAAACCAGAGAAAATGAGCTATGGAAATGTAAAATCTATAGGCAAAAAAGTAGCCGTCATAGACTATGGCGTAAAGAGAAATATACTAAATGAGCTTTGTGAAGCTGGACTTGAAGTAGAGATCTATCCTCATGATGTCAAAGCCGAGTTTTTGATAGATAAATTTAAAAAAGGCGAGATAAACGGAGTGTTTTTGAGCAATGGTCCAGGCGAGCCAAGAATGCTTGTAAATGAGATAAATGAAATCAAAAAGCTGATAGCTGCTGATATTCCGATGTTTGGAATCTGTCTTGGACATCAGTTGCTTTCAAATGCTTATGGATATGAGACTTACAAGCTTAAATTTGGCCAACATGGAGCAAATCATCCGGTGTTAAATTTAGAAACCAAAAGCGTAGAAATAACAGCTCAAAACCATAATTATAATGTCCCAGAAAGCATCTGCGAAGTAGCTACTGTGACTCATAGAAATCTATTTGATAATACAATCGAAGGCGTGAGATATCATGGTGGAAAAGTATTTTCAGTCCAACACCACCCAGAAGCTAGCAGCGGTCCAAACGAAAGCAAATATATATTTAAGAAATTTATAGAAATATTATAA
- a CDS encoding sulfite exporter TauE/SafE family protein: protein MEFATIFSVISVAFLSSISHCLGMCGGFVVACNAKLAKKPVAQIWLYNISYHISRILAYVVLGILFGLFGSFVIASVILKGYVFFAIGLFMVVLGVALIKRGTLLKFIENDKISQKFIMPKFKNLIQKDGILAFMLLGFLNGLLPCGVVYYFLALSLSAGSIANGALVMAAFGVSTLPAMLGFSGLVNLISGELKSKMNYISAGIIMLYGIYLAYLGFMAIK from the coding sequence ATGGAATTTGCAACTATATTTAGCGTTATTAGCGTCGCTTTTTTATCTAGCATATCTCATTGTCTTGGGATGTGCGGTGGATTTGTGGTCGCTTGTAATGCTAAACTTGCAAAAAAACCTGTAGCTCAAATTTGGCTTTATAATATCAGCTATCATATAAGCAGAATTCTAGCTTACGTGGTGCTTGGTATTTTATTTGGGCTTTTTGGCTCATTTGTCATAGCAAGCGTAATTCTAAAGGGATACGTGTTTTTCGCTATTGGTCTATTTATGGTGGTTTTAGGGGTGGCTTTGATAAAAAGAGGAACTCTTTTAAAATTTATAGAAAATGACAAAATATCACAAAAATTTATAATGCCTAAATTTAAAAATCTCATACAAAAAGACGGCATATTGGCGTTTATGCTGCTTGGGTTTTTAAATGGCCTTTTACCTTGTGGGGTGGTTTATTATTTTTTAGCACTTTCACTTAGTGCTGGAAGTATCGCAAATGGAGCTTTGGTTATGGCGGCATTTGGTGTCTCGACACTTCCTGCGATGCTTGGTTTTAGCGGACTTGTAAATTTGATAAGTGGGGAGCTAAAATCAAAGATGAACTATATCTCAGCCGGTATTATAATGCTTTATGGTATATATTTGGCATATTTAGGATTTATGGCTATAAAATGA